A window of the Streptomyces griseochromogenes genome harbors these coding sequences:
- a CDS encoding LCP family protein encodes MTRQGEQGDAGRGVGRRPGALKAAGLALAGVLVLGAAAAGYAYRHLDGNIKSVDIDSALGDNRPAKAVIAPASSASADASPLPTGSLNILVLGSDSRGGRADRALGGGDSSGARSDTAMVVHIDAGRTKATVVSIPRDTLVTRPSCPLPSGGSTAVAHRTMFNSAYEVGGPVCAVKTAESVTGVRMDHYVEIDFSGFAGLVDALGGVTVTTGQDIDDDKSHLHLRAGTHRLDGIQALALARTRHGIGDGSDLGRIGLQQKLVKALLDRMAAIDLLTDPAKLYRVADTVTASLTTDTGLDSLSELVKLGRSLKGLTSDRVKTVMMPVVQAPSDPNRVVAKEPAASDLWTSLR; translated from the coding sequence GTGACGCGACAAGGGGAGCAGGGCGACGCGGGCAGAGGGGTGGGCCGTCGGCCGGGAGCGCTGAAGGCCGCCGGCCTCGCCCTGGCGGGCGTCCTGGTGCTGGGCGCGGCCGCCGCCGGCTATGCGTACCGGCACCTCGACGGCAACATCAAGAGCGTCGACATCGACAGCGCGCTCGGCGACAACCGTCCGGCGAAGGCGGTGATCGCCCCGGCCTCCTCCGCGTCGGCCGACGCCTCCCCGCTGCCCACCGGGTCTCTGAACATCCTGGTCCTCGGCTCCGACTCGCGCGGCGGCAGGGCCGACCGGGCCCTCGGCGGCGGCGACAGCTCCGGCGCCCGCTCGGACACGGCGATGGTGGTGCACATCGACGCCGGCCGGACGAAGGCGACCGTCGTCAGCATCCCGCGCGACACCCTGGTCACCCGCCCGTCCTGCCCGCTGCCCTCCGGAGGCTCGACGGCGGTGGCCCACCGGACGATGTTCAACAGCGCCTACGAGGTGGGCGGCCCCGTCTGCGCGGTGAAGACCGCCGAGTCGGTCACCGGTGTCCGCATGGACCACTACGTCGAGATCGACTTCTCCGGCTTCGCCGGGCTGGTGGACGCGCTGGGCGGGGTCACGGTCACCACTGGCCAGGACATCGACGACGACAAGAGCCATCTGCACCTCCGGGCCGGCACCCACCGGCTGGACGGCATCCAGGCCCTCGCCCTCGCCCGCACCCGGCACGGCATAGGCGACGGCAGCGACCTGGGCCGCATAGGCCTGCAGCAGAAGCTCGTCAAAGCCCTCCTGGACCGGATGGCGGCGATCGACCTCCTCACCGACCCCGCCAAGCTCTACCGGGTCGCCGACACGGTGACCGCGAGCCTCACCACGGACACCGGCCTGGACTCCCTCAGCGAGCTGGTGAAGCTCGGCCGGAGCCTGAAGGGCCTCACCTCCGACCGGGTGAAGACGGTCATGATGCCGGTCGTCCAGGCGCCCTCCGACCCCAACCGGGTGGTGGCGAAGGAACCGGCGGCGAGCGACCTGTGGACCTCCTTGCGCTGA
- a CDS encoding VCBS repeat-containing protein: MFSPRSHVRWALPLALGLAALGVAVPPASATKNVSPVRDDFNGDGYADLVVSAPHGTVGGQAGAGYLTVMYGGPHSLSTGNRSIISRASAGVPGSPAKHEGFGFQFSEGDLDGDGYADLAASGGGHGGPVVLWGGPHGLSGGTSLPAALDTQIGDFDGDGRLDLALFRNGSGPGGGDDPFGTEATLWSGPVERTGVPAAVKPFDAAPLQYIDVRDGATGDLNGDGRDDLALTAYCGDGVNCTEVFLSTPSGFARGVSFPGDGAVAIGDVNGDGRADLVTGRAEEEEIRVAYGSAAGLGAPSTWKSYTQDPRRPGHQGVARHVRPLGRRR; encoded by the coding sequence TTGTTCTCGCCGCGTTCACACGTCCGCTGGGCGCTTCCGCTGGCCCTGGGGCTGGCCGCGCTCGGGGTCGCCGTACCGCCCGCGTCCGCGACGAAGAACGTCTCGCCCGTGCGTGACGACTTCAACGGCGACGGGTACGCCGACCTCGTCGTCAGCGCCCCGCACGGCACGGTCGGCGGCCAGGCCGGGGCGGGCTACCTGACCGTGATGTACGGCGGCCCGCACAGCCTGTCCACCGGCAACCGCTCGATCATCAGCAGGGCGAGCGCCGGTGTCCCCGGCAGCCCGGCCAAGCACGAGGGCTTCGGCTTCCAGTTCTCCGAGGGCGACCTGGACGGCGACGGGTACGCCGACCTGGCCGCCTCCGGCGGCGGGCACGGCGGCCCGGTCGTGCTCTGGGGCGGGCCGCACGGGCTGTCCGGCGGGACCTCCCTCCCCGCCGCCCTCGACACCCAGATCGGCGACTTCGACGGCGACGGACGGCTGGACCTGGCGCTGTTCCGCAATGGCTCCGGCCCCGGCGGAGGCGACGACCCGTTCGGCACCGAGGCCACCCTGTGGAGCGGCCCGGTCGAGCGCACCGGCGTCCCGGCCGCCGTCAAGCCCTTCGACGCCGCCCCCCTCCAGTACATCGACGTCCGCGACGGCGCCACCGGCGACCTCAACGGCGACGGCCGCGACGACCTCGCCCTGACCGCGTACTGCGGCGACGGAGTCAACTGCACCGAGGTGTTCCTGAGCACTCCCTCGGGCTTCGCCCGGGGTGTCTCCTTCCCCGGCGACGGCGCGGTGGCCATCGGGGACGTCAACGGCGACGGGCGCGCCGACCTTGTCACCGGACGCGCCGAGGAGGAGGAGATCCGGGTGGCGTACGGCTCGGCCGCGGGCCTGGGCGCCCCGAGCACCTGGAAGTCGTACACGCAGGACCCCCGGCGTCCCGGGCACCAAGGAGTCGCTCGACATGTTCGGCCACTCGGTCGCCGTCGGTGA
- a CDS encoding FG-GAP repeat protein has translation MFGHSVAVGDITGDGIDDVAVGVPGEKKFEGAVDVLRGSRSGLTGTGAQAFCQDTRGVPGTGEYDDIFGYTVALADINRNGHADLAVAAPGEDAGNGAVTVLRGRPTGLVTDAALAFGGKAVGAPYTKASFGSSLK, from the coding sequence ATGTTCGGCCACTCGGTCGCCGTCGGTGACATCACCGGGGACGGCATCGACGACGTGGCGGTCGGCGTGCCCGGCGAGAAGAAGTTCGAGGGCGCGGTCGACGTGCTGCGGGGCAGCCGCTCCGGCCTGACCGGCACCGGTGCGCAGGCGTTCTGCCAGGACACCAGGGGCGTGCCCGGCACCGGCGAGTACGACGACATCTTCGGCTACACGGTCGCCCTGGCCGACATCAACCGCAACGGACACGCCGATCTGGCCGTTGCCGCGCCGGGCGAGGACGCGGGCAACGGCGCGGTCACGGTCCTGCGCGGCCGTCCCACGGGCCTGGTCACGGACGCGGCCCTCGCCTTCGGCGGGAAGGCGGTGGGGGCGCCGTACACGAAGGCGTCCTTCGGGTCCTCGCTCAAGTAG
- a CDS encoding YciI family protein yields the protein MPRYLSLVHIDESAAPAEGPSEELMRRMGELIEEVTKAGVMLDTAGLTPSAQGTSVRWEGGKISVTDGPFTESKEVVGGYAIMQCKDKAEALEWTKRFLKVHEEFWTVTCEVREIAEG from the coding sequence ATGCCCCGTTACCTGTCGCTCGTGCACATCGACGAGTCCGCCGCCCCCGCCGAGGGCCCCAGCGAGGAGCTGATGCGGCGGATGGGCGAGCTGATCGAGGAGGTCACCAAGGCCGGCGTGATGCTCGACACCGCCGGTCTGACGCCCTCCGCCCAGGGCACCAGTGTGCGCTGGGAGGGCGGGAAGATCTCCGTCACCGACGGGCCCTTCACCGAGTCCAAGGAGGTCGTCGGCGGCTACGCGATCATGCAGTGCAAGGACAAGGCCGAGGCCCTGGAGTGGACCAAGCGGTTCCTGAAGGTCCACGAGGAGTTCTGGACCGTCACCTGCGAGGTCCGGGAGATCGCCGAGGGCTGA